The following coding sequences lie in one Rhodohalobacter barkolensis genomic window:
- a CDS encoding UDP-glucose dehydrogenase family protein has translation MKIGVIGTGYVGLVSGTCFADSGNDVICVDIDEKKVEKMRNGEVPIYEPGLNRVFDRSIREKRLSFTTDLEDTFQKSDIIFLCLPTPPGADGQADLSFVLNVADQLGDLFNKYPDYKVVVNKSTVPVGTADKVREKIAAKTDTEFDVVSNPEFLREGAAVEDFMYPERVVVGTRSEKAAKMMKTLYEPFVRSGNPIIIMDERSSELTKYAANAMLATKITFMNEIANICERVGANVDNVRRGIGTDSRIGKRFLFAGIGYGGSCFPKDVQAIHHTAGQHGYDFKILDSVMKVNESQKVSIVEKMKKHYGDSLKGKTVGVWGLSFKPETDDIREAPSLYITDALGKLGVKMKAYDPEAIETFKEAATEDALNNIEFASDRDAVLDGVDALVICTEWNEFRRPDLENFTKLMKEPVLFDGRNLYDLERAEEAGITYISVGRPSVNA, from the coding sequence ATGAAAATTGGAGTAATTGGAACCGGTTATGTAGGCCTGGTATCAGGGACCTGCTTTGCCGACAGCGGAAATGATGTCATCTGCGTGGACATCGATGAGAAGAAAGTGGAGAAGATGCGTAACGGCGAAGTGCCGATCTATGAGCCGGGCCTGAACCGGGTGTTTGACCGCTCGATCCGCGAAAAACGCCTCTCGTTTACCACCGACCTGGAAGATACCTTTCAGAAGAGCGACATTATATTTCTCTGCCTGCCAACACCTCCCGGAGCCGATGGGCAGGCCGACCTGAGCTTTGTACTGAACGTAGCCGACCAGCTCGGAGATCTGTTCAACAAGTACCCCGATTATAAGGTTGTAGTAAACAAAAGCACCGTGCCGGTTGGAACAGCGGATAAAGTGCGAGAAAAGATTGCGGCCAAAACAGACACGGAATTTGATGTGGTTTCGAATCCCGAGTTCTTGAGAGAGGGAGCGGCCGTGGAAGATTTTATGTACCCCGAGCGAGTGGTTGTGGGGACCAGGAGCGAGAAGGCGGCCAAAATGATGAAGACACTTTATGAGCCGTTTGTGCGCAGCGGGAATCCGATCATCATCATGGACGAGCGCAGCAGTGAGCTGACCAAATATGCAGCCAACGCGATGCTGGCGACCAAGATTACCTTTATGAACGAGATTGCCAATATCTGTGAGCGAGTGGGAGCCAACGTGGACAATGTCCGCCGCGGTATCGGAACCGATTCGCGTATTGGCAAGCGATTCCTATTTGCCGGAATAGGGTATGGCGGGAGCTGCTTCCCGAAAGATGTTCAGGCCATTCACCACACCGCCGGACAGCACGGATACGACTTTAAGATTCTCGATTCGGTGATGAAAGTAAACGAATCCCAGAAAGTCTCCATCGTGGAGAAGATGAAAAAGCACTACGGCGATTCCCTGAAGGGAAAAACTGTGGGCGTGTGGGGACTGTCGTTCAAGCCGGAAACCGATGACATTCGTGAAGCGCCATCGCTCTACATTACCGATGCCCTTGGCAAACTGGGAGTGAAGATGAAGGCGTACGATCCGGAAGCGATCGAAACCTTCAAGGAGGCGGCAACAGAGGATGCTCTGAATAACATAGAGTTTGCCAGCGACCGCGATGCCGTTCTGGATGGCGTTGACGCCCTGGTGATCTGCACCGAGTGGAATGAGTTCCGCCGTCCGGACCTGGAGAACTTCACAAAGCTGATGAAGGAGCCGGTCCTTTTTGACGGACGTAACCTTTACGACCTGGAACGAGCTGAAGAGGCCGGAATCACTTATATCAGTGTGGGTCGTCCTTCAGTGAATGCTTAG
- the greA gene encoding transcription elongation factor GreA, producing MKKNYLSKEGYEKLDRELRDLKTRGRKEIAEEISEARAKGDLSENAEYDAAKEAQGLLEKRIAELENTLATSSIIDDRDIDDTKAYLLSTVTILNKKTNKEMKYTLVSKDEADFKAGKISVDSPIGQGILGKEVGDIVKIDVPAGKLELEIKKIERL from the coding sequence ATGAAGAAAAATTATCTGTCTAAAGAAGGATACGAAAAGCTCGATAGAGAACTAAGAGATTTAAAAACACGTGGCCGTAAAGAGATTGCAGAAGAAATTTCAGAGGCAAGAGCGAAAGGAGATTTAAGTGAGAATGCAGAGTATGATGCTGCCAAAGAGGCTCAGGGCTTGCTGGAAAAGCGAATTGCTGAGCTGGAGAATACACTGGCTACATCCAGCATTATTGACGACAGGGATATAGATGACACAAAAGCGTATTTACTCTCTACGGTTACGATACTGAACAAGAAAACGAACAAAGAGATGAAGTACACTCTTGTTTCAAAAGATGAGGCCGATTTTAAAGCCGGAAAAATTTCTGTCGATTCACCCATCGGACAGGGAATTCTTGGTAAGGAGGTGGGAGACATTGTGAAAATAGATGTACCGGCCGGAAAACTGGAACTGGAAATCAAAAAAATAGAGCGACTATAA
- a CDS encoding RNA methyltransferase: MKKLSTKEILQQNLNRTSPLKKDFILWLHDIRSLHNVGAAFRSADAFGIRELWLSGFSPVPPRPEITKTAIGAEENVNWKQIQSIPEAVQQLKSDGYTIVGLEQTTTSKLLHQYKLPSKKICLVLGNEVTGIGDDLIPHLDASVEIPQFGMKHSLNVSVAGGVALYAFFEKFEDLKNS, from the coding sequence TTGAAAAAGCTCAGCACTAAAGAAATTCTTCAACAAAACCTGAACCGAACCTCTCCACTTAAAAAAGATTTCATCCTGTGGCTGCACGACATCCGCAGCCTTCACAATGTGGGAGCAGCATTTCGTTCGGCAGATGCATTTGGAATCAGAGAGCTCTGGCTTTCGGGGTTCTCCCCTGTTCCTCCCCGGCCTGAGATTACAAAAACCGCCATCGGCGCTGAAGAAAATGTGAATTGGAAACAGATTCAATCTATACCGGAAGCCGTTCAACAATTAAAATCTGACGGATATACCATTGTAGGTTTAGAGCAGACCACAACTAGTAAGTTACTCCATCAGTATAAACTGCCTTCAAAGAAAATCTGTTTAGTATTGGGCAATGAAGTGACGGGGATCGGAGATGATTTGATTCCCCATCTGGATGCAAGCGTGGAAATACCCCAATTCGGAATGAAGCACTCACTAAACGTATCGGTTGCCGGCGGTGTGGCTCTGTATGCGTTTTTTGAGAAGTTTGAAGATTTAAAAAATTCCTGA